Part of the Salinigranum rubrum genome is shown below.
CGACCGTGAAGCTCGCGCCGTCGAGCGCGCGGATCGAACCGAACGACCGCCGGAGGTCCGCGACGTCGAGGAGCGTCATCGAGACACCTCCGTCATCGCTCCACCCCCAGTTCCTTCGGGTCGCCCCAGATGCCCTCGGGTCGGTAGCGGACGATGAGCACGAGCAGGAGACCGACGAGGATGAGACGGATGGAGGCGAACTGGTCGGCGGTGACGGCCGGAATCTGGTCGTTCAGGAAGCGGGTCAGGAGCTGGAAGCTCATGATGATGGCGAGTCCGCCGATGACGCCGCGGTCGCTGGCCGCGCCGCCGATGAGCATGCCGATCCAGACCAGGACGGTCACGTTGATGGTGAAAAAGCCCGGCGAGACCGCGCCCAGGTGGAAGGCGAACATCGCACCCGCGAAGCCCGCGAGGGCGGCGCCGTAGACGAAGACGACCAGTTTGTACCGGAAGACGTCCTTGCCGAGGGTCTCGGTGACCTGCTCGTCCGCGCGGATGGCGTGGAGGACGCGACCGTACGGCGATTCGGCGAGCCGGTGGAACACGCCGTAGGCGAGAAGCGCCAGCGAGCCGAACAGGAACGCCGTCGCGAAGAGGTTGGGTGCGCCGTCGCTGGTGAGCGCCGCGAACGGACGTGGGACGTTTCCGAGGCCGAGGCTCCCGCCGGTGACGGACTGGAACGTCCCGACGAGGCCGTGGACGATTTCGGCGACTGCGAGCGTGACGATGGCGAGGAAGTCGTCGCGGAGGCGGAGCGTCGAGACGCCGAGGACCGCGCCGAGCGCCACCGCGGCGACGACGCCGGCGACGAGTCCGACGGGCCACGGGAAGCCGAGGCCGATTCCCTCGAACGGACCGTCGGCGGTCATCATCGCCGCGGTGTAGCCGCCGACGGCGAAGAAGGCGACGGGACCGAAGTTGACCAGGCCGGCGTGGCCGAACTGGAGGTTCACCCCGACGAGGATGAGGACGTACGCCAGGAAAATGATGCCGACCTCGAAGAACAACAGCGTCGCGCGCGGCGGCGCGATGAAGAACGGGCTCAGGAGGAACGCGACGGCGAGCACGACGAGGACGACGCCGGCGCGGGCCGCGTCCACTGGGAGGTCGTCGAGAACGCTCACGAGTGGCGGACCTCCTGGTTGACGATGCCGCCGGGGCGAACGAGTAAGACGACGATGAGCACGACGAACGCCATGGTCGTCCCGAACTCGGAGACGCCGGTGGGGAGGAAGGCGATGGCGAGGGAGATGCCGATGCCGAGGATGTACGAGCCGACGACCGCCCCGTAGGGGCTCCCGGCGCCGCCGAGGATGGCCGCGGTCAACACCAAGAGGAGCTGTCCGAAGCCGAGCGACGGGTTCGCCGACCGGCTCACGGCCAGGAGGATGCCCGCGACGCCCGCGAAGGCCGAGGCGATGAGCCAGACGACGTGGCGGACGCGGCGCGTGTCGATACCGGTCACGAGCGCCAGGTCCTCGTTGTCGGAGGTCGCTCGCATCGCCACGCCGATCATCGTCCGGTTCAAGAAGAGGTGGAGCGCGACGACTGCCACGACGGTGATGGCGACGATGAACACCTGCTGGTCGGTGAAGAAGAAGCCAAGCTCTTCGAACCGGTAAGGGGTCGGCCGGGTCGTGTCGATGTACTGCGGGCTCGCACCCGCGGCCAGCCGAATCCCGTTCCGGAGGATGAGCCCGACGCCGATGGAGGTCAAAAGCAGCGGGACCGCCCCGGCGTCGTTCAGCGGCTCGAACGTCACCTGCGCGACGCCCCAGCCGAAGACGGCGGTGACCGCGAGCGCGGCGACGACGGCGACGGCGAAGGGGAGCCCGAGGAACTGCGCGGCGATGAGTCCGACGTACGCTCCGACCGTGACGAACTCGCCGTGGGCGAAGTTGATCATGTTCACCAGGCCGTACACCAGGGTGAAGCCGATAGCTCCCAGCGCGATGAACGAGCCGAGAACCAGGCCGAAGATGAGTTCCTGAACGAGAGGGAGAGCCATTTATGTATCGAGGGGGTGGTCAGTAGTCCGCGATAGATTCTTTCAGCGTGTCCGCCTCGACGGTGAACTCCTCCTCGAAGCCGTCGGGGGTGACCGTCGAGACGCCGACGTTCCCCCAGACGTTTCCGAACTCGGTGAAGTCGACCGGCGTCACCGCTCCCTCGTAGTTGATCTCCTCGCCGGCGTCGAGCGCCTCCTTGCCCTCGGCGAAGTTCGAGACCGCCGTCCCGCCCTCGCGGGTGACGGGACCGATGCTCTGCTCGATGGCCTCCGGCGTGGCCTCGCCCGCGCGGTGGGTCGCCAGCGCGAGGACGTTCGTCGCGTCGTAGGAGGCGACGCCCCACGTGTGAACGTCGGCGTCGCCCAGTTCCTGAAACGCCGGCAGGAAGCTGTCGTAGTTCGGTCCCTGCGTGCTCCCGGCGGCAATCCACGCGCCCTCGGCCTGCTCGCCGACCGCCTCGATGAGGTCGGCGTCCATCAGCCCGTCTTCGAGGAGGAGTTGACGCCCGTAGCCCGCGTTCGACCAGTCGCGGATGACGGTCGTCGCGTCGGTGAGCGCCACCGCGAGCGCCCACGCGTCGAAGTCGGTCTGGAACAGCCGGTCGAGCGACGACTGGTACGAGGACTGCCCCTCCGAGACCTCGACGCGCTGGGCGACCGTCCCCCCGAGGTCCTCGAACGCGGCGATGAACGAGTCGGACCAGCTCCGCTCCCCGGCGCTGGTCCCGTTGAGGACCCCGAGCGTCGTGAAGTCGTTGTCGATCATCGCTTTCGCCGCGCCGGCGGTGTGGACCGTGTCGCCGATGACCGTCCGCCAGAGCCACTCGTCGTCGCTCAGGTCCTCGGGCGTTCCCCGGTCACCCCCGCGGGTGTCGAGGAACGTCGACCCCGGCCACGGCGAGATGATCGGGACTTCGAGTTCCTGAATGAAGTCCCACAGCGGGACGATCTCGCTCGAGAAGAGCCCGTTGATCGCCGGGACCCTGTCGTTGTTGACGAGCTGTCGAACCACCTGTCGGGCCTGCTGTGGGTTGACCGCCGTGTCACGCCGCAGGAGTTCGAACTCGGCGTCGAGGGGGCCGCCGGCGTCGTTGATCTGCTGTGTCGCGAGCTCCGACGCCTGCGACACCGCCGGCTGGAGGAAGTCCCACTTCCCCGAGATACCCGCCGGCTGCCCGAAGACGACCCGCTCGGGACCCGACGACGTCGGTGTGCCCGTCGAGGTTTGTCCGCCGCCGCCGCTCTCTGTCTGTGTCGCTCCGCCACCGCTCGGGGCGTCGGTCGCTGTCGCGGTCGACCCGCCGCCTTCGGTGCCCGCACAGCCGGCGAGGCTGGTCGCCAACATCGCGCTCGCCCCCGTGAGTTTCAGGAACCTCCGACGGCTCGAACGGTTCGCCCTCCGGGACGTATGCCTCTCGCTCATTGTTACTCGTTCTCAACCCACATGGCCACATTTGATAAGTGTATCGGGAAACTCCGGGGAGTCGTGCGGTGTGAATAACGAAGGGATGGGATATCTCCTTATATTTTACCGCATCATTTACGGTATTTAGTCCGGATGTGCGTATCCGGTCAGTCGACTGTGAAGACGAGTTTGCCGTAGGCCCGGCGGTCGGCCATCGTCCGGAACGCCTCGGCGTACGCTTCCAGCGGGAACGTCTCCTGGACGACGGGTTCGACGGTCCCGTCCCAGACGTACCGGAGGGCGTGCCGGAGGTCGGTCGCGCTGTGTGCGGTGCTCCCCAGCACGTCGAGTTGGCGGACGAACACCAGCCTGACTTCGGTCGGCGGGTTGGGACCGGCGGTCGCCCCCGAGGTGACCAGCCGCCCCCCGGACCTGAGCGCCCGCATCGACGGCACCCACGTCTCCCCGCCGACGTTGTTGTACACCACGTCGACGCCGCGCTTGCCCGTGAGCTCCCACACCCGCGCGCTGAACTCCTCCTCGGTGTAGTCGATGACGTGGTCGACGCCGAGGTCACGGAGGAAGGCCGCCTTCTCCTCGGTGCTCGTCGTCGCGTAGATGGTGTCGACGTTGAGCACCTCGCGGGCGAGTTGAACGGCCATGTGGCCGAGTCCGCCGGTCGCGCCGACGACGAGCAGATCCTCGTACGGTTCGAGCGAGGCGCGCGTCGCCAGCGCCCGCCAGGCGGTTCCGGTGACCATCGGCGCGGCGGCGGCCGTCTCGAAGGATACCGAGTCGGGAACCGAGACGAGGTTCTCGGCGGGGACGGCGGCGTACTCGGCGAATCCGCCCTTTCGGTGTTCGCCGAACACCTGGTACCGCTCGCACATCGACTGTTCGCCCGCGAGGCAGAACCGACACGTCCCACACGTAATCGTCGGGTCGACGGCGACGCGCGCACCGACGTCCCACCCCGTCACCCGGTCGCCGACGGCGGCGACCGTCCCCGCCATGTCGCCGCCGCCCCAGAACGGGTACTCGGGGACGTAGTGTTCGAGTTCTCTGACGGCGAAGAGGTCCTGGTGATTGAGCGACGCCGCCCGAACGTCGACGAGCACCTCGTCGGGTTCGATGGTGGGGACCGGCACGTCGAGCAACTCGAACTGGTCGATGTCGCCGTGTTCGTGGAAGCCGACCGCGCGCATCGTCGTCTCGGACGTCGGGGAGGTCATTCCTCCCGATTCGACGGCGCGTGGCATATACTGTTGGGGGTGACTAGCTATATATCCGGGCTCCAAGTTCGTAGGGTATGCACGACGGGCCCGCCCACGCGACGACCGACATCGAGGGATACGTTCCGTTTCCGGCCGACCGGGTCCGGGCGTATCGCGAGGCGGGGGACTGGCGTGACCTCACCTTCCACGCCGTCGTCGACCGGGTGGCCGAGGCCACGCCGTCGCGGCGAGCGCTCGTCGGGCCGGAGCGCGAACTGAGTTACGGCGACCTCGCCCGAAACTCCAGACGGCTCGCGGGCGCGTTCCGCGACGAACTGGGGCTCCGGGCCGACGACACGGTGACCCTCCAGTTGCCGAACTGCGTCGAGTTCGTCGAGGCGTTCCTCGCGTGTTCGCGCCTCGGCGTCGTCCCGGCGTTCGTCCTCCCGCGGCACCGAGAACAGGAACTGGGACACGTCGTCTCCCTCACCGAGTCGAAGGCCGTCGTCACCGCGGGCGACCGGTACGACCTCGGCTTCGACTACGTGGGACTCGTCGACAGTGTCGTCGACGACCACGCGCACCTCGACGCGTGCGTCGCCGTCGCCGGGGACGGGAGCGATGCACCGACCGGATGGCACGACCTGACGGCCCTGCGCGACCACGATGAGGAGGTCGACGGCGACGACGTGAACCCCTGCAACCCCGGGCTGTTCATGCTCTCGGGCGGGACGAGCGGTCTCCCGAAGGCGATTCCACGGACCCACAACGACTACGTCTACCTCTGGGAGCACATCGCGCGGGCGATGGGCGTCGAGGCGGACTGGACGCTCGTCGCCGGACTCCCGATTCCGCACAGCTTCGCGTTCGGGTACGTCCTCGGTGCGGGCCTCTGGGCGGGCGCGACCGTCGCGGTCGAACCGGCGTTGAAGCCGGACCCGCTCGTCGCCCTCGTCGACCGGGTCGACGGCGACGTGACCACGCTCATCCCCAAACAGCTCATCGACTTCCTCGACGCCGGGGCGGACGCGACGCTGTCGACGCTTCGCGTCGTCTGCTCCGGCGGACAGAAGGTCCCGCCCGACCTCGTCCGGCGGGTCGCCGACCAGTGGGACGCCGGCTTCTGCAACGTCTTCGGCATGGGCGAAGGGGCGCAGGTCATCACCCGACCCGACGACCCGGTGGAGGTACAGGCGACGACCGTCGGTCGACCGCTCGGTCCCGGCGACGAGATTCGCATCGTCGACGAGGGCCGGGAGGTCCCACGGGGGGAACTCGGCGAACTCGTCGTCAGGGGCCCCGGGGTGTTCACCGGCTACTTCCGCAACGAGGCCGCGAACGAGTCGTCGTTCGACGACGACGGGTGGTTCTACACCGGCGACGTCTTCTCACAGCGTCCGGACGGCACGTACGAGGTGTGGGGGCGCCTCGACGACACTATCAACCGCGCCGGGGAGACCATCTACGCACCGGCCATCGAGGACGTCCTCGTCGAGCATCCGAAGATAGCCAAGGCGGCCGTCGTCGGCGTCCCCGACGAGGCGCTGGGCGAGCGGGTCGGCGCGGCGGTCGAACTCCGGCGGGGCACAGCGTCGCTCACGCTCGACGAGGTGACGGCCTTCCTCGACGAGCGGGGGCTGGCCGTCTTCCGCCGGCCCGAACGACTCGCCGTGGTCGCGTCGCTCCCGGAGACCGACGTCGGAAAGATCGACCGCGGGGCCGTCGAGCGCGAGTTCGGAGCCGGCGAGAGTGTATAACGATCAGAACGCGCTGGGCGCGAGCGCCTCGACGTTCCGGAGCTTCACCGACTCGGGCCCGTAGTTGTAGATGACCGGACAGTCGATGCCGGCGTCGACGTACTCGCGGTAGCGGTCGCGGACCGTCTCGGGCGACCCGACGGCCGCGACCGTGTTCAGGAAGTCGCGGTCGACGATGGTTTTCATCGCCTCGTAGTCGTTGTTCCGGACGGCCTCGCGCAATGCGTCGACGTCGTAGTCGATGCCGGCGCGCTCGACGAGCGGCTTGATGTGGTCGCTGCAGCAGTGCCACGCCGTGAACTCCAGCACGTCGCGGACCTGCTCGTCGACGCTCAGTTCGTCCTCCTCGTCGACGACGGCCGTCGGGATGTTGAGCGCGTAGAGGAACTCGTCGGGGTCGCGGTCGAACCGGGTCACGAGAAGGTCGTCACCTTCGTCGGTGACGTCGTCGACGAAGGGGACGGTCGCGTTGAACGGCAGCCAGAGACCGTCGAACTTCGCCGCGGCGAGTTCGCGCATCTTCGGGCCCATCCCCGCCAGGTAGAGCGGGATGTCGCTACTGAACTCGCTGCGGAGCTTCCAGTTCGTAATCGTGTAGATGTCGCCCTCGTAGTCGCAGCGTCCGGTTCGAATAATCGACCGGAGGATGTCGTGCGTCTCGCTCATCCGCTTGATAGGGCGGTCGAGCGACTCGCCCAACTTCTGAACGACCTCCGGGGCGCTCGTCGCCACGGCGAGGCCGCGCACCCGCCCCCCGGAGTAGTCGTCGACGGAGCAGACCTCCGTGGCGATCATCGCCGGGTGACGCGTGTACGGACTCGGCAACCCGACGACGATGTCGATGTCGATACCCCACGCCCCGAGCGCCGTCGCGGTGGTGATTCCGTCCTTCGTGTCGATGAGTTCCTGCGTCCAGAAGGCGTCGTAGTCGAGTTCGGCCGCGAGTTCGGCCTGCTTTCGGATCTCAGTAGCCGGACCGACGGTGTCCGAGACGGCGATTTGCATGTGATACGCCTACACACCACGTGGGTAAATACACCTACCGACTGCGCCGACTCCGAGTCCCGTCAGTCCGCCTCCCCGCGGGCCTCCCGGAGGGCGGTCCAGATGGTCTGCCCGGTGAGCGGCGGGGTGAGGTCGCCGATTCCGAACGGGGCGAGGGCGTCCTCGACCGCGTTGACGGTCGCCGCGAGCCCACCGACCGCGCCGGACTCGCCGACGCCCTTCACGCCGAGAGGGTTCCGCGGCGACGGCGTCACGGTGAAGCCCGTCTTCATATCCGGGACGTGGTACGATTTCGGGAGCGCGTAGTCCATGTGTGAGCCGCTGACGAGCGTCCCGTTGTCGTCGTACATCGCGCCCTCGAACAGCGCCTGGCCGATGCCCTGTGCCGTCCCGCCGTGGACCTGTCCCTCGACGATTTTCGGGTTGATCTGGACGCCGCAGTCGTCGACCGAGACGAACGTCTCGAAGGACACCTCCGCGGTCGAGGGGTCGACCTCGACGACCGCAATCTGGACGCCGAAGGGGTACGAGTAGTCGTCGGGGTCGAAGTACGACGTCGCCTCCAGGCCGGCCTCGACGCCCTCGGGGAGGTCGTAGCCGACGTGCGCCACCTCGGCCACCGCCTCCAGCGACATCGAGCGGTCGGGCGCGCCGGCGACGGAGAACTCGCCCGCTTCGAAGACGACGTCCTCGGCCGCGGCTTCGAGACGGTGGGCGGCGATGTGTCTTCCCTTCTCGACGACCTTCTCGGCGCTCTCGCCGATGGACCCGCCCGCCGTGATGGCGCACCGACTGGCGAACGTGCCGACGCCCTCGCGGACCCGGGTGGTGTCGTCCTCGACGATTTCGATCCGGTCGATGGGCACGCCGAGTTTCTCCGAGACCACCTGCGCGTACGTCGTCTCGTGGCCCTGGCCGTGGTTCGAGGTGCCGACGTGGACCGTGATACCGCCGTCGCGGTGACACTGCAGGTTGCTGTACTCCCAGGAGGCGACCTTCCCGCCGCAACCGAAGCCGCACTTCTCGATCCACGCGCCGATGCCGATGCCGAGGTACCGTCCCTCCTCCCGCCACTCCGCCTGTCGAGCGCGGAGTTCCTCGTAGTCGACGAGGTCGAGCGCCTCGTCGAGTGCGGGTTCGTAGTCGCCGCTGTCGTACGTCCCGCCGGCGGCGGTCTCGTACGGGAACGCGTCGGGCGGGACGAAGTTCCGCCGGCGGAACTCGGCGGGGTCGACGCCGACCGCGGCGGCGGCCCGGTCGACCAGTCGCTCCAGCGTGTGGATGAGTTCCGTCTCGATGACGCCGCGGTACGCGTCCGACGGCGTCGTGTTGGTCATCACCCCCCGGACGTGGTAGTGAACTGCGGGGATATCGTACTGGCCGGTCATCACGTTCAGACACGTGATGGCGATGCCGGGCGCGAACGCCGAGAGGTACGCGCCCATGTCGTCGACGAGGTCGACGCGGAACCCCTGGATGTGCCCCTCGTCGTCGACGGCGAGCGTTCCCTCCGTGGTGACGCCGCGACCCTGGATGTCGCTCGCGTAGTTGCTCGTCCGGGTTCCCTGCCAGCGCACCGGCCGTTCGAGGTGCATCGCGGTCCACGCGACGAGCGCCTCCTCGGGGTAGGGCACGCAGCGACTGCCGAAGCCGCCACCCATGTCCGGGGCGACGACGGAAATCTTCGATTCCGGATAGTCGAGCGCCGCCGACAGGTCGCGTCGGAGTTTGTGGGGAATCTGCGTCGTGCTCTGGAGGCGGAGTTCGCCCGTCCCGGGGTCGAACTCGGCGATAGCCGCCCGCGGTTCGATGGGGTTCTGGACGATGCGCTGGTTGCCGATGTCGACCGAGACGGTGTGAGCGGCCGCGGCGAAGACGTCGTCCATCGCGTCGCCGTCGCCGTACTCCCACTCGAACGCGACGTTGTCGGGGGTGCCGTCGTGAATCGCCGGTGCGTCGTCCGCGAGCGCGTCGTCGAGGGTGACGGCCGTGTCGAGTTTCTCGTAGGAGACGTCGACGGCGGAGACGCCGTCACGCGCCGCGTAGCGGTCCGAGGCGACGACGACCGCGACCGGTTCGCCCTGGTGGCGGACGGTCCCGTCGGTGATGACGGGGCAGTTGAGGTGTTCGGCCGTCGAGATGCCCGGCCCCGGGATGATGGGGAGACGCGACGGTGTCGGGAGACGACTCGCGTCCATCGTCTCGGGCGTGACGACGGCGAGGACGCCGTCGAGCGCCTCGGCGGCGGTCGTATCGATGTCGGTGACGCGGGCGTGGGCGTGCTGGCTTCGGACGATTGCGAGGTGGGCCGCGTCCGGCACCCGCAGGTCGTCGGTGTACCGCGCCGTCCCCGTGAGGAACCGCCGGTCCTCCACGCGCCTGACGCTCGCCCCGACGCCGGTTCCGCTCCCGGACGTCGTCCCCGTCGGCTCCGAATCCCGCTTCGCCGTCTCGTCCGTACTCATTGGGTTACGAAAACGAAGGGGGGCGTTATAACGGTGTGTGCCGATATACCACACTCGGCGGGGATGGGATACTACACGTCGGCGCGGGGGACCGACCGTCCGTGCGCGACGGCCGGCGCGAGGGTTCATGTGTTCTCGGCCTCACCGAACCCCTATGCACGAGACCGACGACGCGGTCGAAGCCCGCGTCGGCGACGCGCTCCGGGAGACGGGAGGAACGGTCGCCGTCGCCGAATCGCTGACGGGTGGTTTGGTCTGCTCGCGGCTGACCGACGTCCCCGGGTCGAGCGACTATCTCGACCGCGGGGCCGTCACCTACTCGAACGACGCCAAACTCGACGCGCTCGCCGTCTCGCGGGAGTCGCTCGACGCCCACGGTGCCGTCTCCGAACCCGTCGCCCGGGAGATGGCACAGGGGGTGCGAGACGTGTCTGCAACGACCTGGGGCGTCTCGACGACGGGTATCGCGGGGCCGACGGGAGGAACCCCCGACAAGCCGGTCGGCCTCGTCTTCGTCGGCGTCGCCTACGCCGCGCCGTGGGGGAGCGACGACTCGTTCGCTCGTGCCGAGCGGTACGTCTTCGAGGGGAAGCGAGCGGAGGTGAAAACCCAGAGCGCGACGCGAGCGCTCTCGGACTTGTTGGAAGCCGTCGAGGAGGTCACCGATTCCGAGGCGACCTCCGACACCGCCGGCGGGGTGTAGCTACGACTCGGTCACGACCCGTTCGGTGCCCGCACGACGTGGGGGTCGCCCGTCGCGCGGTCGACGTAGACGGTCACGTGTCGGTCCGCGACGCTCC
Proteins encoded:
- a CDS encoding branched-chain amino acid ABC transporter permease — translated: MSVLDDLPVDAARAGVVLVVLAVAFLLSPFFIAPPRATLLFFEVGIIFLAYVLILVGVNLQFGHAGLVNFGPVAFFAVGGYTAAMMTADGPFEGIGLGFPWPVGLVAGVVAAVALGAVLGVSTLRLRDDFLAIVTLAVAEIVHGLVGTFQSVTGGSLGLGNVPRPFAALTSDGAPNLFATAFLFGSLALLAYGVFHRLAESPYGRVLHAIRADEQVTETLGKDVFRYKLVVFVYGAALAGFAGAMFAFHLGAVSPGFFTINVTVLVWIGMLIGGAASDRGVIGGLAIIMSFQLLTRFLNDQIPAVTADQFASIRLILVGLLLVLIVRYRPEGIWGDPKELGVER
- a CDS encoding branched-chain amino acid ABC transporter permease; amino-acid sequence: MALPLVQELIFGLVLGSFIALGAIGFTLVYGLVNMINFAHGEFVTVGAYVGLIAAQFLGLPFAVAVVAALAVTAVFGWGVAQVTFEPLNDAGAVPLLLTSIGVGLILRNGIRLAAGASPQYIDTTRPTPYRFEELGFFFTDQQVFIVAITVVAVVALHLFLNRTMIGVAMRATSDNEDLALVTGIDTRRVRHVVWLIASAFAGVAGILLAVSRSANPSLGFGQLLLVLTAAILGGAGSPYGAVVGSYILGIGISLAIAFLPTGVSEFGTTMAFVVLIVVLLVRPGGIVNQEVRHS
- a CDS encoding ABC transporter substrate-binding protein, producing MLATSLAGCAGTEGGGSTATATDAPSGGGATQTESGGGGQTSTGTPTSSGPERVVFGQPAGISGKWDFLQPAVSQASELATQQINDAGGPLDAEFELLRRDTAVNPQQARQVVRQLVNNDRVPAINGLFSSEIVPLWDFIQELEVPIISPWPGSTFLDTRGGDRGTPEDLSDDEWLWRTVIGDTVHTAGAAKAMIDNDFTTLGVLNGTSAGERSWSDSFIAAFEDLGGTVAQRVEVSEGQSSYQSSLDRLFQTDFDAWALAVALTDATTVIRDWSNAGYGRQLLLEDGLMDADLIEAVGEQAEGAWIAAGSTQGPNYDSFLPAFQELGDADVHTWGVASYDATNVLALATHRAGEATPEAIEQSIGPVTREGGTAVSNFAEGKEALDAGEEINYEGAVTPVDFTEFGNVWGNVGVSTVTPDGFEEEFTVEADTLKESIADY
- a CDS encoding alcohol dehydrogenase catalytic domain-containing protein — encoded protein: MTSPTSETTMRAVGFHEHGDIDQFELLDVPVPTIEPDEVLVDVRAASLNHQDLFAVRELEHYVPEYPFWGGGDMAGTVAAVGDRVTGWDVGARVAVDPTITCGTCRFCLAGEQSMCERYQVFGEHRKGGFAEYAAVPAENLVSVPDSVSFETAAAAPMVTGTAWRALATRASLEPYEDLLVVGATGGLGHMAVQLAREVLNVDTIYATTSTEEKAAFLRDLGVDHVIDYTEEEFSARVWELTGKRGVDVVYNNVGGETWVPSMRALRSGGRLVTSGATAGPNPPTEVRLVFVRQLDVLGSTAHSATDLRHALRYVWDGTVEPVVQETFPLEAYAEAFRTMADRRAYGKLVFTVD
- a CDS encoding (2,3-dihydroxybenzoyl)adenylate synthase — translated: MHDGPAHATTDIEGYVPFPADRVRAYREAGDWRDLTFHAVVDRVAEATPSRRALVGPERELSYGDLARNSRRLAGAFRDELGLRADDTVTLQLPNCVEFVEAFLACSRLGVVPAFVLPRHREQELGHVVSLTESKAVVTAGDRYDLGFDYVGLVDSVVDDHAHLDACVAVAGDGSDAPTGWHDLTALRDHDEEVDGDDVNPCNPGLFMLSGGTSGLPKAIPRTHNDYVYLWEHIARAMGVEADWTLVAGLPIPHSFAFGYVLGAGLWAGATVAVEPALKPDPLVALVDRVDGDVTTLIPKQLIDFLDAGADATLSTLRVVCSGGQKVPPDLVRRVADQWDAGFCNVFGMGEGAQVITRPDDPVEVQATTVGRPLGPGDEIRIVDEGREVPRGELGELVVRGPGVFTGYFRNEAANESSFDDDGWFYTGDVFSQRPDGTYEVWGRLDDTINRAGETIYAPAIEDVLVEHPKIAKAAVVGVPDEALGERVGAAVELRRGTASLTLDEVTAFLDERGLAVFRRPERLAVVASLPETDVGKIDRGAVEREFGAGESV
- a CDS encoding LLM class flavin-dependent oxidoreductase, encoding MQIAVSDTVGPATEIRKQAELAAELDYDAFWTQELIDTKDGITTATALGAWGIDIDIVVGLPSPYTRHPAMIATEVCSVDDYSGGRVRGLAVATSAPEVVQKLGESLDRPIKRMSETHDILRSIIRTGRCDYEGDIYTITNWKLRSEFSSDIPLYLAGMGPKMRELAAAKFDGLWLPFNATVPFVDDVTDEGDDLLVTRFDRDPDEFLYALNIPTAVVDEEDELSVDEQVRDVLEFTAWHCCSDHIKPLVERAGIDYDVDALREAVRNNDYEAMKTIVDRDFLNTVAAVGSPETVRDRYREYVDAGIDCPVIYNYGPESVKLRNVEALAPSAF
- a CDS encoding xanthine dehydrogenase family protein molybdopterin-binding subunit yields the protein MSTDETAKRDSEPTGTTSGSGTGVGASVRRVEDRRFLTGTARYTDDLRVPDAAHLAIVRSQHAHARVTDIDTTAAEALDGVLAVVTPETMDASRLPTPSRLPIIPGPGISTAEHLNCPVITDGTVRHQGEPVAVVVASDRYAARDGVSAVDVSYEKLDTAVTLDDALADDAPAIHDGTPDNVAFEWEYGDGDAMDDVFAAAAHTVSVDIGNQRIVQNPIEPRAAIAEFDPGTGELRLQSTTQIPHKLRRDLSAALDYPESKISVVAPDMGGGFGSRCVPYPEEALVAWTAMHLERPVRWQGTRTSNYASDIQGRGVTTEGTLAVDDEGHIQGFRVDLVDDMGAYLSAFAPGIAITCLNVMTGQYDIPAVHYHVRGVMTNTTPSDAYRGVIETELIHTLERLVDRAAAAVGVDPAEFRRRNFVPPDAFPYETAAGGTYDSGDYEPALDEALDLVDYEELRARQAEWREEGRYLGIGIGAWIEKCGFGCGGKVASWEYSNLQCHRDGGITVHVGTSNHGQGHETTYAQVVSEKLGVPIDRIEIVEDDTTRVREGVGTFASRCAITAGGSIGESAEKVVEKGRHIAAHRLEAAAEDVVFEAGEFSVAGAPDRSMSLEAVAEVAHVGYDLPEGVEAGLEATSYFDPDDYSYPFGVQIAVVEVDPSTAEVSFETFVSVDDCGVQINPKIVEGQVHGGTAQGIGQALFEGAMYDDNGTLVSGSHMDYALPKSYHVPDMKTGFTVTPSPRNPLGVKGVGESGAVGGLAATVNAVEDALAPFGIGDLTPPLTGQTIWTALREARGEAD
- a CDS encoding CinA family protein; amino-acid sequence: MHETDDAVEARVGDALRETGGTVAVAESLTGGLVCSRLTDVPGSSDYLDRGAVTYSNDAKLDALAVSRESLDAHGAVSEPVAREMAQGVRDVSATTWGVSTTGIAGPTGGTPDKPVGLVFVGVAYAAPWGSDDSFARAERYVFEGKRAEVKTQSATRALSDLLEAVEEVTDSEATSDTAGGV